The Sabethes cyaneus chromosome 3, idSabCyanKW18_F2, whole genome shotgun sequence DNA window CCGACCTTCGAAACCAAACGAAATAGGCTGATTATTcgggagataaaatttatcGATACAGACgaaattcgctatgtgcgcgaaacggtgctgccaccttcccaagtttgttctatttgtgaagtctgtgcacaggtttgttaaagagtgaaaaggatagataaaactttgcaccaaatcttcacaaacttttcatatggcagttccatgagagtacaagagatcgatttgtacTTACATAGCGAATAGGTGGATTGATTGGTGCATGCAATTGGGCTCCCTACTAAAATCGATCAAATCGGAGGAGGAATCGGATGACGAAATTAGTAAATCAAACTAAATAGGCGAATGAATCAAGGTAGAAAGTTATGCAACCTACGGAACCAgacgaaataggttgattaatcgaaatttaaaattgatcgaaagagacgaaataggtggattaataggTGTATGATATTAAACACCACAATCGATCGGAAATCACACTCTCCTTGTTCTTTTGtcttttattcaaaaaattattgcacAATAAAAATATCTAAATTGTCTAAATATATACAAGATTTgcacaaaaaatacttataaTTAATAAAGCCCTTATTTACTTAGCAGGCACTCCTGCGGGTCACCAAGTCTGAAacttacaaaaaccggccggtcggtccagCCTTCAAAAAATGGCGGGGGGAGGGTGTTGGCAGGTCGTTTTGGCATTTTgatatttctagatagaattaacaaaagggcgaatgtcgcaaatgtaaacaaaacgggtgagagttattttttgctgggccagcataggaaaatcaaccctcactcggtttgtttacgcttgcgacattcgcccttttgttaattctatcttcatttatAGCATATTCGAAGTTTTCTGGAATGTCAAATATGCCATTAACCTATTATTTGGGCAGTCACCGGTAGCATGTAACCGGCACAGAAAGAAAGTGGGAGTCGGTTAACCGTTTTTCGTGTAAATGAGATGATGAGCAATCAGTTGTAGGGATAGCGAATGGCAGGAAAATTTACAAATCAggcaaaaaatacaaatccgGATTTATATgttggaaaaccggcctttttgccggattgaccggagaccggctttgcaagtgaaaaacccacctccacgacatcgctatcttggtctacagagtttgacagtacccccattaagttggacccctcagtattgtaccccaaacaacaatggcgtcgcattgattttctatggagtGATTTCCCGCTCAGTATTTTTGACGTTTTagattcagtcacagaaaaatggcgacgtgccggggggtcggaaaaaccggtcgggccggccaaaaaccggccacttggcaaccctacttgTAGCAGATGCTGGGGGCTATAGCCTCCTCTAGAAATgggcgctagttccgccaatgaatgtaacataatttcctgtGTTTCATCCTTAAAAActatttcgattaaaaaattaatcaatgcgggacacctTCCGGGACGCTTTGTAAAGCGGGACAacccatccaaatccgggactgtcccgcataatccgggatgtctggtcagcctatccaaacagcagcaaatttgagatttttactttctggccTAAACTGTATAATCTGACAAAATTGGGTCAAATCCGTTACGGTCGATAACACGGGTATCAGACACTCCGTGTGGAATGAACTTAACCATAATTCCCATAAACCCGCaaaattattctagaaattgcaaacatgcgttGTATAGCGAAATTatgcgaaaaaagacaaaaaaattatgcttatcaaaatttttgatatttaaaaaaaatttcagctttTCAGACTTCTCCTTTACTTTTCTCCATCATAAAGGTGGTCAACTTCGACTTAAAATACCCGTATGTAATTAATCAGAATGAATTACTTGCATGGGTCCAAATAAAAAAATCTGCTGAAAATCAAATtcacaatttaaaaaattatcgacCGGCCATCTTGCCGGATTCACTGGCCGCCAGTCTAGTGAACGAAAAACAGACCACTTTGCCAAGTGTTTTCACTCAAGATTTTCAACTACTATGAGTCAGGTCCGTTTGTTCGTTGAGGCACCCTGAATGCCAAatcgaaatttaaaaatgttcaaaaagaAATAGAGGCATAAGTTATAGACAACATTGAAGCACATTTAAATTCGATTCTTATTGTTTAAATTATACATTTAAAttcgattattattattttaatgaaATTGATGTTATTAAGCGACATAAGACAGTTTTTTTATAATTGTTGCATGGGTACGTTGTCATTCGGCTATATCATCTAAATATTCATTTCTAtagttattgagaacttttatTTTCTGAATATGAGGTAGTTTTCTACGTTGCACATATGCACGTATAATAGAGTTtgatatttttctttcttttcgaaACTAGGAACACAGATACATTGAATTCAGTTTGAATTGGTCAATGTTTTGATTGCAGCTGTTTCGaatattttaatgtattttgtcacctttaaatttcagttttacGCTAGGAAGGTTTCCCCTCAAAAAAGATAAATTCGAATTTTTGGATGTAAGCAGGTTGAACAGCTTAGAATATGTATTATACTTTTAAAACATTAATAATTTTGAATTGatcgaaaaattgaatatttacctTCTCAAATAGATAGGTAAGAAAGTATTCCAATCTAAGCTTCTTATTttgtaattgaaattttgcgccTGAAAATAGCAATCCACGATTTTTTACTGACTAAAAATTGAAATACCTAATACGTTTATTCCAAACTTCAACCACCGTTCTTAACGTTCAtagtttttttacgtttttaaaGATGATGGAAATTCGTAAGTTCCTATATACATAGATTTTAATTAACTTCGAAGTATACCTAAAACCTAAGTTTTCTTCGTAGTACCCATATCAGCAGCAGATAAAGGATCTGCAAGACTTCGTCAAGCTCTGAATAAGGAAATGTTCATATCACGCTGCAAAAACCGTTTAAAAGGAGTAAATGTTCTTTAGAATAACATTAAACAATATTCGATAAATAATACAAATGTATTTCAGAAaaagaaattacaaaaatacctTCCCGAGCGATCCAGTTTTCTGTATGAATATTTGGGCTCCAACGGAGGAAGCTTGAACCTCAAAACTAGCATATATAAAGATTTCCTAGGAGAAACGGCTCGCAGGGATGATATCAAAAATAAAACCATAAGTTCCATGATACCGGATGAGGTGTTATGTAGTGCTGAAGATTACCTACCCCGACAATTTATGACAGCGATGATGTTTGCAGATGTTTCCGGTAAGTAATGATTACAAAGATGGATCCAACCGATTAATTTCTGACGCTTTAAAATTCATTCGCGTTTACTCTCGTCACTGAAGTAGTAAGCTTAGTACTGATCCTCTCGGCGATACAGTCGATTGACGAACTGCACAATATCCGTGTACAGAATGTCTGGAAACTGTATCGCTACAAAATGCCCACCATTGTCATAATGAttgctttgtattatgtttCTAAAATGGTCTTGTAATGCCCAATCGGTTTGTTGGAACAGTTCGTAGCGGAATTTAGCGCATGCAGTTGGAATATGCGCCGGAATTCGATCGTAATCTTTGGTCAGCTCTCTAACGTTGAATGCTTCCGAATACAATCGTTGGGAAGTAGTGATTGAGTCTGTCAAGTAATAAATCATTATGTTATCTAGCAGCGTGTCGAGAGTGAAATATTTTTCTAGGCCTCCATCGGGAAGGTCTCGAAATGCTGGGTTCGTCCAtgtagaaaacttttccaaaatgtaagCAGCTAAGCCGATAGGATTGCCAGTCAAAGCGGTTCCTATTGTGTCCGGTTTGGTTGCCTGGATGTGCATATAACCAGTCTCTGTTAACATTAACTTAAATTTCTCCGTGAGTGGATAGTAGTGGCTAACATATTCTTCGCCCACTATAAACTTCGGAGCAACACTTCCAATTATGGTTTTTACTGTGGCCATTGGGGCAGAGTTCGTGCACATCGTAGAATGAAAGCCTGCATAGAAAAGACCAAAATAAATGATAAGTTATCATGCAGCGATAACGAACAGATTTACCTAACACCTCGCTTTGGAAGAAAGTCGCTATTAGATTTCCCACTATCGCACCCCAATCTCCTCCATGCacgtaatattttttgaaaccgaGTCGTGCCATTAGGTTTCTCATGATGACGGCTATTTTAGCAGGGCTTAAGCCTTGTTTTACGGTACCCTCACTGAATCCATATCCAGGCAAACTTGGTACTATAACTTCAAATACGTATTCTTTTTCATCACTGCGAGTTGTCAATTTAGGAACAATCTCGTAGAACTCGCGCACAGAACCAGGCCAGCCATGTAACATCAGCAATGGAAGAATTCGTTTAGGATTTCTCACATTCTTTGGCTTCACATGGAGGAAATGAATCTCCAAACCCTGGATCTGAGTTTTGAACTGCGGGTACTGATTCAGATAACTTTGCCGTTCGGTCCAGCGTTTAAGGTAATCCGATGTCCAGTAATCAACAATTTCACGAAGGCGATGTGCATTAAAGCCATATTGAAAGGCTGCCCCCTCAAGAGGCTGTGGTAAATTTGGAAAGTTTGCAAGTTTTTCTTTCAAGGTatcgattactttttcttcATAGTTTAATTCAAAGGGTACAACGTCCCTTAGTTCTGTATACTTCTCAGCATCGCCGGCACCCCAGTACTCTTGCAGTTCGATTGTCGGAACTGAACCCGGTGTCGTTAAGTGCCGGTACTTCTGGTAGAGCACAGCAATAAGCAATGTCGATATTACCAATATACTTCTTGCTAAGAAACCCATCCTGATGTTTAAATCGCACCGAATGTAAATCCTAACTGACGAGCAAACGAAACTTGGCTTGATCTAATCTGAAAGAGAACGTATGGTGGTCGGTAAATGATAAGCTAAAATAAGCGAGCCGAAGCCATGTTCATTTTTTATTGACCAGTGGTGCTGTGatgcaacaatttttttaaatacagcagtcccccaaATAAGGCGGTGGGTGGTGTCATATGCGCTTGACAGTTTTTATGCTCTAACCGATTTAGCTGATTTTTGGTGTGTGATAAACTCATGATTGGCCCTAATGATATACGAAAGAGTTTTATAGACTAGTTAAGAAATTACGGTGGGCGCACAGTACCACTTAGCAACCTTTGTTCGGTGGATTACTGTAGATGATTTGGAATCCAGCGTTTGCTAAATAATTAACTAAATATGCTTGATCATATCGTTAGGTTTATACGTAAGCATATGGTTGTTGGTTTCTAATACACTTCATTTATTAGATTTGATCTGACCATATGGGTTAAAATGAAATAGACCATCGATGCACAGAAGTCCTGAATTATTAGTTTTAGAAAATAGTATTTCGACTAACGTTGGTTGTAATATTCAAGAATATTTTTTCTCTGGAGTAATGTAAGGATTTTACCATTTCCTTATTTTCCTGTCGAAATTCAAAACCATTCCGTTTAAAGCGCCTAAAGGCGTCTTCCACTGCTTTACGTTTGATTccaatgatatcgacgtcatccgcaaaaccaaaaagCGCGTGAGATTTCGTTATGATAGTCCCGTTTCTTTTGACATtagctcttcgtattgcaccttccaaggcaatgttgaatggcAGGTTAAAGAGTGCATCCTCTTCCTTcggtccatccaacgtcacgaaagcggctgaaatCTCACCGGCTATGATTTGATATGACGCATGTTTTTGCCTCATCCAACGTCGCAGGAATCAGCTTAATTAGATTCGTCTATGTTCTAGCATtaactgccacagctcatttcgtttgatcgAATCGTACGCCGCTCTTAAGTCCTTAAGACAGACAGATGATGAGACGGCAAGTAGTGCTTCCGTCATTGATCGACCCCAACGAAAACCAGCTTAGTACTCGCCGATGAAGGACTCCGCAaatggtctcagtctacagaacaggatacgaaaAGTACCTTATAAGCAGAATTGGGTAATGTAAAGCCCCGATagcttttacactcgagtcaatgtcgttttttgaaaatagggcaaattaggccatccaaccactccggcatttttcttcctcccagattctAACAACGATCCGGTGAAGTGCTTCGTATATCCGCTCGCTCCccacttttagaagttcagccgggataccgtccttcccaacaGTCTTATAGTTCTTTAGGTCACAAATCGCCTCTTATTATGTTGGTttctccacagcttgaccatcgctcacAATTTTTATACtgttcctgctgatctccgtgttttcttctcttttcaaTAACATCTAGATGTGTTCCTTCCACCTGACTGCTATCACAGTTTTTTCAGTAAGCAGGTATGGCACAATTCCTGCccctcaccgttttgtagaaactccgtgtatcGTTGCTAGCGAATCTCTCCGATGCGCCGGTGGTTTTTTCCCGCggctctagtctctctatacCTTTCTCTGTTCGAAAGTGTAGCCGCGGCAAGCGTgtgactcctggcctggttcttcttaTCTATCACTCTCTgtcattcgacatcaaacacgctgttacgctgtcttccacacgTCGTGCCTACCAGCTCTCTTGCAGTTGTTTCAATGACACCATTgaggttcctccacagcccatttctATCTTCCCTTTCTTCCTACTGTTCTGccattcgttgatcaagctttctaaCATTTTCCGCTTccacgccatctgccgtcaaccacCGGATGTTCAAACATAGCGTACTCTCAATGCTAGCAAtcgccgtgttcgacaaccTTACACGACAATCTTACACACGACGAGATAGTAAAAAATGACGAGATAGTGGTcggagtcgatatttggtccctgaAAAGACCgtatatcgataacaaccgaaaAGTGTCGATCGTCAATCAAGACACGGTCGATCTGAGCACTAGAGTCTCCATTTAGATGCCtctaggtgtgtttccgaatattcaggcTTGGAAAGTAGGTGgcacagatggccattcctttgGCCGCGGCGAAATTTATGAGCGCCAGACCGTCATCGTcagtcgacagatgaaggctatgtcttccaatgacagggCGGAATAATTCCTCCCTTCCGATAGGCGCATTTGCATCTTCGATTTTTACGTCAttttttgggcactctccataggtgcTCTATCGGAGGACCATAGGAGTCTATAGGAGTCTATCGCCGTATCGGATTTaacatttgtcggtgcgtatacgttgattaggctgtagttgaagagtTTGGCTTTAATTATGGTCATCTGCGGGcatccaccggataactcgttgcatTTGTTTTTCCAACATTACGAAACCGATTCCATATTCTGCCTTTCTACTGCGCGCCTCTGTAGCAGGCTTCATTCTAGGTTTTTTGCTCAGCAGATGCTCAATtaactacagcgcctcaactaaacagaattcggaaaaatagtgtaaagggcgattgtagagcttattattatctacactattgttgaagaaagtatagttctatcttttgtatttacggcgctatgcgattgctaccccgttggtagccaaatgagcgctctttttgctaccaacgggctagcagccccatagcactgtaaatacaaaagatagaactatactttcttcaacaataatgtagataataattagctctacaatagCCCTTTACACTGCTTTTTCGAATTctatttagttgaggcgctgtagtcaattgagcatctactgagcaaaaaaaaaacgagaataaaGCCTGCTCTGTAGTATATGTGGTGCTTGAAAGCAGTGCTTCCAATAGGGTCTTATGCGCGGAACTCCCTTGCTCCGAAATTTGGCCATCGAAcctcctgaatagcagcgatctccactccgagtcggTGTAGCTCttgagcaagcaagccagttGGTGCCGGTTCATGAAGAGTTTTGACTATGCCGATTGATTCGCTCCGTATTCCCATTTTCGTGGCAAACgagagtttcggtatactacaTTTCTTTCATTTACCTTTTTGTTGTCTTCGGTAGTGTCGACTATGTGAAGGACTTTCCCCAGACTATATGAAGGACTGGATCGTTCCCCATCCAACTGAGAGTAAATTACTTGTGTGTGTCTCGATTTTTCTGACTTAGTATATTGCTGCCTTAACGTGAACTTTGTTTATGAACTACACACAATATTAGTCCCGTGACAAAAAGGTATCCCACTATCTTGCACTTGAGAAGCGCAAGAATACGGGTCGCTTGTTCCCGCGAGCTTCGAGGCCAATCTCCCGGTAAGCTCTCCACAAAGAGAGAAGCTTGACATTTTCTTTGTAGTTTGGCGTTCTGTAGAGATTACATTACGGACCTAGTCATCGTGTGAATGAAAACTGCTCTTCGTTTATAAAAGTATGGCGGTAACTTTTATTTACAACTTTCCAACATAAACAGCAAAATCGATACACAGTATCCGCAATTGTTAAAACTCGAATTGGTCTGTGCTACTTTGCAGACCTGTTGATTTCTGAATCACTTAGTCTTTTTCTCAACCTTGTTAACAAACTGTACCAAATCTTTGTAAAGCACAGCAGGTAGCTGCATAGCCGCAAAATGACCGCCGTCCTGGAAATGATTACTCTGCACCAGGTTGATGAAATGATCTCGCAATGCCCAGTCAATAGTTTGAGCGAGTTCGTACTTGAATTTAGCGCATGCGGCCGGCACTTGCGTTTGTGTATTATCAAACTTCAGAGCCATCTCGTGATTACTGAAAGTTTCATAATAGATGCGCTGTGAAGTGGTGATTGTATCGGTTAGATAGTAGATCATGATATTATCTAGAAGACTATCCAGTGTATAATACTTTTCGAGACCACCGTCCGCCAATTCCCGGTAGGCCGGGTTAGTCCAGgtggaaaacttttccaatatgTAGGCGGCCAGACCTATCGGATTGCCAACCAGAGCTGCTCCGATTGTATCTGGTTTGGTGGCTTGCAAATGTAAATAACCAGATTCAATCACGATCTCCTTAAGCTTTGGTATAGCCGGAAAGTAGAAATCGACATATTGGTTCTCGATGAAAAGTGATGGCATAAAGCTGGCGACGAAAGTTTTCATGATGGCACTGGTACTTTGTAGACCACACATATTGAGATGAACACCTGGTGGAAAAGAGCTATGTAAATAACTTGAATTAAATATTCGATGGAATTCGGCCTACCCAGTACGTTATCCTGAAAGAAGGTTGCAATTTGATTTCCAATTAGTGAACCCCAATCTCCACCTTGTACATAGAAATGCTTATGTCCTATGCGAGTCATTAGTTTCTTCATGATAACCGCAATTTTAGACGTGCTTAAACCTTGCTTGGATGCTGCTTGGGACCATCCGTAACCAGGTAAGCTGGGAACAATCACTTCAAACACATAGTTTTTGTCCTCCGTTTTACTAGTTAACATTGGAATTATGTCGTAAAACTCGCGCACTGATCCTGGCCATCCATGGAGCAACAACAGGGGCAGGACTTTGACCCCGGATGGTACTTTTGGTTTCACGTGAATGAAATGAATATCGAGACCCTGGATTTGGGTTTTAAACTGTGGAAATTGGTTCAAAAATTTCTCTCGTTCGTTCCATTTTGCCAAATAGTTGGTTTTCCAATAGGTTATAATCTCCAAGAGACGGTTGCTGTTGAATCCGTATTGAAATGCAGTTCCTTCCAGTGGTTTTGAAAACTTTGGCacatcatttaattttgcgcGCAATTTGTCAATCACCTCGTTTGAATAGTTGATTTTGAAAGGTTTAATTGTTGTATCCTCCTTGTAGTTTTTACCGTCTCCAGGACCCCAATACTGTTCAAGCTGATCCAGTGAGACAACGTGCGGTGCGGTCCCATTTAGGTAGTACATAACCGCTGCTCCCACTACAGCTACCATTATTATCAGTTTCAAGCCCATCGTATTCCTGTTGCGTAATAGAAAATACAGCAATAAGAATTTATCGTCACACACACAACTACACATATTCTTTCAATCACGGTGTCATGAAAATTCAAGGAGCGAAAGCTAGTCTGTCGTACTACCTACGGCCTTAAGTGACTATCCTTATCTCATCTTTGAATAATAATCACGCAGAATCACTTCTGCTTATTTTAGACACCCATTCAAGAAACTAGCAAAATTGCAATACGTGGAGAATAAACTGgtaaaaatgatcattttaatAATATGAATTCATGATCGATCTACTCACACCAACTAGTAAACTAACAACAGATAATGCGAAAGTCCGAGAAATCTAAACATTATTGATCACTACAGTGTTTGGGGCTTCAAAGTCGATATCGTGAGTCTTAAACCCTACAAAAATATATCGTCACGGTAGATTTTTGTTGGTGCCACAATTAGACGTAAACGTTTTAATTAACCTTCAGTCAGTAATTATTGCCGGTGATTTACATACCTACAATATATTCAATGGGTCAATTGTATAGCCTTGGGATAAATCTCGGAAATATTGGCACAACACCTTAAATCGCCACACAACTTAAATCACAAACTTATTCTCTTCAAAACTCTACAGGACTTACTTTTTTGTATTATCTATCCTGCTTCCAGACACTGGTTCTCTTTTCTTACTAGGCTGCGAGCTCGTCAACCAGCAGCAAACCGGTACAAGTTGTTGATACGACTGACCGGGTCGAGTCAATAAAACGAGGTACATATACAGCCTGGCTGGTACTGGAGTGTCGGCTTTCTATTCGGTGTGAGTGTGAAGCTCGCTATCAATAAAATAGAGGACGCTATCCGATATTAGATCGATGCATACTTTTGTGAAACCTTCTTCCGAAGTACCACCAATTCTCTTCATTTCCGTAGACCCAGCACGCATGTTGGGGTAACCAACCATAAAAATGGCAGCTTATTTGAATTTAtcacataaaattaaaatgtttagataaatttatttataggctgcaattcaatttcaagcaaCAATGTGTTTTATACACGAATAACAAGGTGCAAACCTTCGATACGGTCGCTTGCGGTAGGCTTCTCAATTTTGCAAATCATTCCATAACAACATCATGTTCTATCATGAATACAATGTGATTTCCGTTTATGGTATGTCGCTTGAATTGCATGTATGTATCATCGGTATTATCTGTCTGCTCGAATAGATATTAGAGATGAGCGCTGCGTTCACTACTACATTTTTACGATTCGGATTGGTTTAATGTTGGAAATATATTAGAAATCTATGCTAACCACAACTGAACAGATGAATACAGCATAAAGAAAAAACTCAAACTTTATACATTATCATAAGGACGGTTTGCCTGCATGATGTTGATGTAGGTAACTGGTAAAGCAAACCCCCGAATAAGCCGATGGGTGGTGCTACATGTCCACCGCGCTTGCATAaccaataaagctgatttttggtGTATTGTTAGAACCTAACTATCCTACCTTATGACAACTATGAAAAATCAGCCAAAATAATTTGAAGGAAACTGAGCAATTGCACAAGGTGTGTAGCACCTTATTCGGGGAACAGATGTAAAACATCAGTCTCAAAAATTCTACGCGTAAATTTACATGATGTAATACTCCCTATGAAATTGGTTGAGCCAGAGTCGAATATCCACCTTGGAAAACAATAGTCCGCTGCCGCTTGTCTTGGGACATGGTGTTATGTACCCCCTTGCacaaatagaaatggaaaactAACCAGAAATGCTAGTATTTTATGGTTATTCAGCTTACTATACAAGTATAACGGCTATAACATGCTGTAAAaccaaaaatttgttttcgaaTGGGTTCCAAAGTAAATTATTACTTTTTTCCATaagttatttacttacttacttaattggcctaacgtcttacgacaaggcctgcgcagtataatttctccatctgtttcggtccatggcaactgatctccagttccgcgggcacccagtgctcgccagatctcgctccacctggtcttgccacctcgctcgctgtgcccctcttagtcttgttcctaccggatttgaagcaaaaaccatttttgcaggatagttgtccggcattctagcaacatgtcctgcccaacgtatccgtccagctttaaccactttctgaatacttggttcgccgtagagacgcacgagctcgtggttcattcttcgcctccatacaccgttctcttgcactccgccaaagatggttcgtagcaccgccgttcgaaaactccgagtgctcgtaggtcctcttctagcagtgtccacgtttcgtgcccatagaggacaaccggtctaattagcgttttgtacagtgtgcactttgtacgggggctcaaattgttcgaccgcactcgtcgactacctcgaactcatccccgtcgattaccacggtactgccaaagcgggccctgtcgcactcgatcccgcccgccagcatatatttcgttttagacgtatttatcttcagtccaatcttctctgctttgcgttttagtctggtgtactgatcttccaccgcctcaaatgttctgccgacagcatccacgtcgtcagcaaagcagataaattgactggatttattgaaaatcgtgccccgcatttcgatcgccgctcgtcctctaacaccttcaagcgcaatgttgaataccaggcaggaaagaccatctccttgtcgaagtcccctgtgagattcgaatgggtccgacaatccacccgagattctcacacagcactggatcccattcatcgtagccatgataagtctagtaagcttacccggaaagccgttttcgtccaaaattttccatagctcttgtcggtttacgctatcatatgcggctttgaaatcgatgaacaggtggtgcgtggggactcggaattcgcggcacttctggaggatctgccgcagggtaaagatttggtccattgtagaccgaccctccatgaagccggcctggtaacttccatcaaatctattggctattggcgatagtcgatgaaagatgacttgggacagcactttgtaggcggcattcaggatagtgattgctcggtagttcttacAATCTAGCTTATCAATCttcctttcttgtagatagggcagataaccccgtctttccactcctccggtagtcgttccgtatcccaaatcttgacaatcagttgatgcagacagccggccaacttgtccgggcccattttaatgagtccaatgccatcctttcccgcttctttgttattcttcagccgctggatggcttttttttaacttcccttgtcgatgggggtggcacatctgcattgcttgctacaccaacgtggtcacttcctccgctattatggtcttccgcctgctcGCCATTCatgtgttcatcgtagtgctgcttccacctttcgatcaccgcacagtcgtcagtcaagatacctccatctttatttcTGCACATTGCGGCCCGCGGTACGAAGCCTTTGCTGGATccattgagtctctgatagaacttccgtgtgtcgtgaaagcggtacagctgttcgagttcttcgcactccttctcctcttggtggcgcttcttctgcTTGAAGAGTctggtttgctgcctccgcttctgtttgtatcgctccgcATTCTGACGGGTGACTCTACGCAGTATTTGTACCcgtgctgcgttcttctcaggcAATACCTGCtgacattcctcgtcaaaccattcgttacgtcgattcggtgccacacggtctaggacgttctccgctacgctgttaatggctgttttcacggcattccaacag harbors:
- the LOC128743993 gene encoding juvenile hormone epoxide hydrolase 1-like, with amino-acid sequence MGFLARSILVISTLLIAVLYQKYRHLTTPGSVPTIELQEYWGAGDAEKYTELRDVVPFELNYEEKVIDTLKEKLANFPNLPQPLEGAAFQYGFNAHRLREIVDYWTSDYLKRWTERQSYLNQYPQFKTQIQGLEIHFLHVKPKNVRNPKRILPLLMLHGWPGSVREFYEIVPKLTTRSDEKEYVFEVIVPSLPGYGFSEGTVKQGLSPAKIAVIMRNLMARLGFKKYYVHGGDWGAIVGNLIATFFQSEVLGFHSTMCTNSAPMATVKTIIGSVAPKFIVGEEYVSHYYPLTEKFKLMLTETGYMHIQATKPDTIGTALTGNPIGLAAYILEKFSTWTNPAFRDLPDGGLEKYFTLDTLLDNIMIYYLTDSITTSQRLYSEAFNVRELTKDYDRIPAHIPTACAKFRYELFQQTDWALQDHFRNIIQSNHYDNGGHFVAIQFPDILYTDIVQFVNRLYRREDQY
- the LOC128743994 gene encoding juvenile hormone epoxide hydrolase 1-like; this encodes MGLKLIIMVAVVGAAVMYYLNGTAPHVVSLDQLEQYWGPGDGKNYKEDTTIKPFKINYSNEVIDKLRAKLNDVPKFSKPLEGTAFQYGFNSNRLLEIITYWKTNYLAKWNEREKFLNQFPQFKTQIQGLDIHFIHVKPKVPSGVKVLPLLLLHGWPGSVREFYDIIPMLTSKTEDKNYVFEVIVPSLPGYGWSQAASKQGLSTSKIAVIMKKLMTRIGHKHFYVQGGDWGSLIGNQIATFFQDNVLGVHLNMCGLQSTSAIMKTFVASFMPSLFIENQYVDFYFPAIPKLKEIVIESGYLHLQATKPDTIGAALVGNPIGLAAYILEKFSTWTNPAYRELADGGLEKYYTLDSLLDNIMIYYLTDTITTSQRIYYETFSNHEMALKFDNTQTQVPAACAKFKYELAQTIDWALRDHFINLVQSNHFQDGGHFAAMQLPAVLYKDLVQFVNKVEKKTK